From Stenotrophomonas maltophilia, a single genomic window includes:
- the tssM gene encoding type VI secretion system membrane subunit TssM, with amino-acid sequence MSLSNFSYYLRDYRLWMVIGLVGAAALAHYGEAEARQIGIWVAIVLAGLLVLALLVWVVKRMLARRAAKRVEAMVKDEADKAVASAQPAQRADTEALRTRMMDAVKQIKSSRMGVLKGNAALYELPWYVIIGNPAAGKSTAILNSGLQFPFEDNRGNVVQGIGGTRNCDWYFTTNGIVLDTAGRYSVSVEDRLEWLTFLGLLKKNRPRAPINGVIIAASLAELSGSKPEFAIELAKNLRQRVQEITERLEVFAPVYVLFTKADLIAGFSEFFRNLDPGEREHVWGATLPFDVQQQGDALAAFDSHFDELAEGIKEMSLTHMAMQRGREVSPGLLSLPLEFVGIKPALRTFIATLFEDNPYQFKPVFRGFYFSSALQEGRSVHHASERVGRQFNLERGSNVDEAPTGHTAFFLKDLFRKVIFADKELVRQYSSPHQNRLRYGVFLGAVGVLALALGLWTWSYTTNAQLVANATKDLDQAVRVQKDRMDLKSRIDALLLLQDRMEQLDRYGKEGGITTHLGLYQGTAIREKLLREYNHGMQQVMLAPTVSNLENYLGQVVAERDKLGQGTSSAAESEVLYQNASPTSTNDAYNALKTYLMLGNPKYVEGAHLSQQLTLFWRTWLEANRGQMSREEMVRAAEKLMTFYVAQAGQPSWPQVQNKVTLVSDTRQALGQVMKGQPAMERVYAQIKARAGARFTTTTVDSLIGVERNGRMINGNYAISGAFSRKAWEEYVQDAIKEAANTQLSTTDWVLGTTEQSDLSLAGSPEHVSRELVNLYKNDYAREWTRFLQGLSVAEFSTFDEAVARINKLGDASNSPLRVLLERINEETVWDNPQALARSSKARKGFVAWFQRTILRKDPAAAAAAQPVGPIGKAFEGIARLTSERGDQPAVITAYFDTLAKLRARLNAIKSQGEIGVATRKLMQDTFSNEGSELSVGLALVDEQVLTGLDEKQREALRPLLLRPLTQTFGTLIAPTENEVNKTWKAQVYDPFKARIGQQYPFNLNSDVDAAPSDIAGIFGASGSIAAFNKEALGTLVIQRGPLLETRRWAGQGVNLSAELVANYGNWVSGSAAGAAQDTTIFEILPAPAAGALEYSIEIDGQVLRYRNTPPQWTTMQYPNVGQVPGVKITAVTGDGRTVEVFSAPGSNGVNRLMGAGQVERLDDSSRITWTGNGVSVPVEMRIVRRAGEAAQGGGDWQRGLQLPERVAGGEPAAQAAPAAAPAATPAPAAGGAR; translated from the coding sequence ATGAGTTTGAGCAATTTCAGCTACTACCTGCGCGACTACCGTCTGTGGATGGTGATCGGCCTGGTCGGTGCCGCTGCGCTGGCCCACTACGGCGAGGCCGAGGCACGGCAGATCGGCATCTGGGTCGCCATCGTGCTGGCCGGCCTGCTGGTGCTGGCGCTGCTGGTCTGGGTCGTCAAGCGGATGCTTGCCCGGCGCGCCGCCAAGCGCGTGGAGGCAATGGTCAAGGACGAGGCGGACAAGGCGGTAGCCAGCGCGCAGCCGGCACAGCGCGCCGATACCGAAGCGCTGCGTACGCGCATGATGGATGCGGTCAAGCAGATCAAGTCCTCGCGGATGGGGGTGCTGAAGGGCAACGCCGCGCTGTACGAACTGCCCTGGTACGTGATCATCGGCAACCCGGCGGCCGGCAAGAGCACCGCGATCCTCAATTCGGGCCTGCAGTTCCCGTTCGAGGACAACCGCGGCAATGTCGTGCAGGGCATCGGCGGTACCCGTAACTGCGACTGGTACTTCACCACCAACGGCATCGTGCTCGACACCGCCGGCCGTTACTCGGTCAGCGTCGAGGACCGGCTGGAGTGGCTGACCTTCCTCGGCCTGCTGAAGAAGAACCGCCCGCGTGCACCGATCAATGGCGTGATCATTGCCGCCAGCCTGGCCGAACTGTCCGGCAGCAAGCCGGAGTTCGCCATCGAACTGGCCAAGAACCTGCGCCAGCGCGTGCAGGAAATCACCGAGCGCCTGGAAGTATTCGCGCCGGTGTACGTGCTGTTCACCAAGGCCGACCTGATCGCCGGGTTCAGCGAGTTCTTCCGCAATCTCGACCCGGGCGAGCGCGAGCATGTGTGGGGCGCGACGCTGCCGTTCGACGTGCAGCAGCAGGGTGACGCGCTGGCCGCCTTCGACAGTCATTTCGATGAACTGGCCGAAGGCATCAAGGAAATGAGCCTGACCCACATGGCGATGCAGCGTGGCCGTGAAGTCTCGCCGGGCCTGCTGTCGTTGCCGCTGGAGTTTGTCGGCATCAAGCCGGCGCTGCGCACCTTCATCGCCACCCTGTTCGAAGACAACCCCTACCAGTTCAAGCCGGTATTCCGCGGCTTCTACTTCTCCAGCGCGCTGCAGGAAGGGCGCTCGGTGCACCACGCCTCCGAGCGCGTCGGCCGCCAGTTCAACCTGGAGCGCGGCTCGAACGTGGACGAGGCGCCGACCGGGCATACCGCGTTCTTCCTGAAGGACCTGTTCCGCAAGGTCATCTTTGCCGACAAGGAACTGGTGCGGCAGTATTCCAGCCCGCACCAGAACCGACTGCGCTATGGCGTGTTCCTGGGCGCGGTGGGCGTGCTGGCCCTCGCGCTGGGCCTGTGGACGTGGTCGTACACCACCAATGCGCAGCTGGTTGCCAATGCGACCAAGGACCTTGACCAGGCCGTGCGCGTGCAGAAGGACCGCATGGACCTGAAGTCGCGCATCGATGCGTTGCTGCTGCTGCAGGATCGCATGGAGCAGCTGGACCGCTATGGCAAGGAAGGGGGCATCACCACCCATCTGGGCCTCTACCAGGGCACGGCCATCCGCGAGAAGCTGCTGCGCGAGTACAACCACGGCATGCAGCAGGTGATGCTGGCGCCGACCGTATCGAACCTGGAGAACTATCTGGGCCAGGTGGTCGCCGAGCGCGACAAGCTGGGACAGGGCACCAGCAGCGCTGCCGAGAGCGAGGTGCTGTACCAGAACGCGTCGCCGACCAGCACCAACGATGCCTACAACGCGCTCAAGACCTACCTGATGCTGGGCAACCCCAAGTATGTGGAGGGTGCGCACCTGTCGCAGCAGCTGACCCTGTTCTGGCGCACCTGGCTGGAAGCCAACCGCGGGCAGATGAGCCGCGAGGAAATGGTCCGCGCGGCTGAGAAGCTGATGACCTTCTACGTGGCGCAGGCGGGCCAGCCGAGCTGGCCGCAGGTGCAGAACAAGGTCACCCTGGTGTCCGACACGCGCCAGGCACTGGGCCAGGTGATGAAGGGCCAGCCGGCGATGGAGCGCGTGTACGCGCAGATCAAGGCCCGCGCCGGTGCACGCTTCACCACCACCACGGTCGACAGCCTGATCGGCGTCGAGCGCAACGGCCGCATGATCAATGGAAACTACGCCATTTCCGGTGCGTTCTCGCGCAAGGCGTGGGAAGAGTACGTGCAGGATGCGATCAAGGAAGCGGCCAACACGCAGCTGAGCACCACCGACTGGGTGCTGGGGACCACCGAGCAGAGCGACCTGTCGCTGGCCGGCAGCCCGGAGCACGTCTCGCGCGAGCTGGTGAACCTGTACAAGAACGACTATGCCCGCGAGTGGACCCGGTTCCTGCAGGGCCTGAGCGTGGCGGAGTTCAGCACCTTCGACGAGGCGGTGGCACGCATCAACAAGCTGGGCGATGCCAGCAATTCGCCACTGCGCGTGCTGCTGGAGCGCATCAACGAAGAGACCGTGTGGGACAACCCGCAGGCGCTGGCCCGCTCCAGCAAGGCGCGCAAGGGCTTCGTCGCCTGGTTCCAGCGCACCATCCTGCGCAAGGACCCGGCCGCCGCGGCTGCGGCACAGCCGGTCGGCCCGATCGGCAAGGCGTTCGAGGGCATTGCGCGCTTGACCAGCGAGCGCGGTGACCAGCCGGCCGTGATCACGGCCTACTTCGACACGCTGGCCAAGCTGCGCGCGCGTCTGAACGCGATCAAGAGCCAGGGCGAAATCGGGGTCGCTACCCGCAAGCTGATGCAGGACACCTTCAGCAACGAAGGTTCCGAACTCAGCGTGGGCCTGGCGCTGGTCGATGAGCAGGTGCTGACCGGGCTGGACGAGAAGCAGCGTGAAGCGCTGCGTCCGCTGCTGCTGCGCCCGCTGACCCAGACCTTCGGCACGTTGATCGCGCCGACCGAGAATGAAGTCAACAAGACCTGGAAGGCACAGGTCTATGATCCCTTCAAGGCACGCATCGGCCAGCAGTACCCGTTCAACCTGAACTCCGACGTCGACGCGGCGCCGAGCGACATTGCCGGCATCTTCGGCGCCAGCGGCAGCATCGCGGCCTTCAACAAGGAGGCACTGGGCACGCTGGTGATCCAGCGTGGCCCGCTGCTGGAGACCCGCCGCTGGGCGGGGCAGGGCGTGAACCTGTCGGCCGAACTGGTGGCCAACTACGGCAACTGGGTGAGTGGTTCGGCGGCCGGTGCGGCGCAGGACACCACGATCTTCGAGATCCTGCCGGCACCCGCAGCAGGCGCGCTGGAGTACAGCATCGAGATCGATGGCCAGGTGCTGCGCTACCGCAATACGCCGCCGCAGTGGACCACCATGCAGTACCCCAACGTCGGCCAGGTGCCGGGCGTGAAGATCACGGCGGTGACCGGCGATGGCCGGACGGTGGAAGTGTTCAGTGCGCCAGGTTCGAACGGCGTCAACCGCTTGATGGGGGCGGGCCAGGTCGAGCGCCTGGATGACTCCAGCCGCATCACCTGGACGGGCAACGGTGTGTCGGTGCCGGTGGAGATGCGCATCGTCCGTCGTGCCGGTGAGGCCGCACAGGGCGGAGGTGACTGGCAGCGCGGGCTGCAGTTGCCCGAACGCGTTGCCGGTGGCGAGCCCGCTGCGCAGGCGGCACCCGCTGCTGCGCCGGCAGCGACGCCGGCTCCGGCCGCTGGAGGCGCCCGATGA
- a CDS encoding DUF6708 domain-containing protein, whose protein sequence is MLANAAGKGDWMYTGWMRDFPVGRPLSPQESASRFNVHAAQSVAPAEHACLVRFNSTCIELIDRRFRLRGMVSTTVVLLGTLGLFLLGFFLLFTLVFPNLEGDIWDWVMYGMVGACVVGAPALFWHITLRYEFFTYVWYPTRFNRRNRKVYFFMGGKEGAVSVPWDEAVFYIGQGTSEEFLRDLRCSIVENHLVKRTFAVGHYFDDELKIRGIWEFVRRYMEEGPAEVVDTIDGRQMNLSVKPSLRNCYLFVVASLGPAMLSARFMLMPLLLPLVLCRWLVLKSCRVPVWPQWVQDECEVDANDPLRLAEPEVMAQSEWDRRSTRSG, encoded by the coding sequence TCGCGTTTCAATGTACATGCCGCTCAATCCGTGGCGCCCGCCGAACACGCCTGCCTGGTACGCTTCAATTCGACCTGCATCGAGCTGATCGATCGCCGCTTCCGTCTGCGGGGAATGGTGTCGACCACGGTAGTCCTGCTTGGCACGCTGGGGCTGTTCCTGCTCGGCTTCTTCCTGCTCTTCACTCTGGTCTTCCCCAACCTGGAGGGGGACATATGGGACTGGGTGATGTACGGCATGGTGGGCGCTTGCGTGGTCGGCGCCCCCGCACTGTTCTGGCATATCACCCTCCGATACGAGTTCTTCACCTACGTCTGGTACCCGACGAGATTCAACCGGCGCAACCGGAAGGTCTACTTCTTCATGGGCGGGAAGGAGGGCGCGGTGTCCGTCCCATGGGATGAGGCCGTCTTCTACATCGGGCAAGGAACCAGCGAGGAGTTCCTGCGTGACCTGCGGTGCAGCATCGTTGAGAATCATCTCGTCAAGCGGACCTTCGCTGTCGGTCACTACTTCGATGACGAGTTGAAAATACGTGGCATCTGGGAGTTTGTCCGCCGCTACATGGAAGAAGGGCCCGCCGAGGTGGTCGACACCATCGACGGTCGGCAGATGAACCTGTCGGTCAAGCCTTCCCTGCGCAACTGCTATCTGTTCGTGGTCGCCAGCCTTGGGCCGGCCATGCTGAGTGCCCGGTTCATGCTTATGCCACTGCTGCTGCCCTTGGTGCTCTGCCGGTGGCTGGTCCTGAAGTCCTGCCGTGTGCCAGTGTGGCCGCAATGGGTGCAGGATGAGTGCGAGGTCGACGCGAATGACCCTCTGAGGCTGGCCGAGCCTGAGGTCATGGCGCAGTCGGAGTGGGATCGTCGTTCAACTCGATCAGGATAA
- a CDS encoding PAAR domain-containing protein, protein MARPFIVVGDKLSHGGSVVAGTGQTDINGKAVARVGDRAVCAVHGATSIVSGDATVVIDGQPVARDGDRTACGATLMASQATTGLR, encoded by the coding sequence ATGGCACGACCGTTTATCGTCGTCGGTGACAAGCTCAGCCACGGAGGCAGCGTGGTGGCAGGCACCGGCCAGACCGATATCAATGGCAAGGCGGTGGCCCGGGTGGGCGACCGTGCAGTCTGCGCCGTGCATGGCGCAACCTCGATTGTCAGTGGTGACGCAACCGTCGTGATCGATGGTCAGCCGGTGGCGCGCGATGGCGACCGCACGGCGTGCGGAGCGACGCTGATGGCGTCACAGGCCACCACTGGCCTGCGCTGA
- a CDS encoding DUF6708 domain-containing protein, with product MSQFAGWLAQRYRNNRPLSQYEEGADVRQFDSSAFTPINKGIIGLDADSMEYVDRHFLYRGWALMGGSVFVVLGAIFIIAMLHAAISTENKAQSLDAIYAAVGVSTLALAFVGFVFWMLILRDIFRYQYYPIRFDRTTHQVHVFTGGRNKVISAAWSDVRFIIGRDKPAGPGDDYTYDLRGLVMRGDQVVHTFAVGSDCGSNPAVVLAHWEMIRRFMEQGRSALPFPPLQLYTSVVPSFRNAFIIHVSSAGAGLMWIALPLTLPWALFRFLAMKLCRKPVWPAAVTRRGTSEPSDTPPLRAPAVYGRVDHAGGRADQMDRFWKESIAAAKARNDEVRQQLLQATSRV from the coding sequence ATGAGTCAGTTCGCCGGCTGGCTTGCCCAGCGCTATCGCAACAACCGCCCCCTCTCCCAATATGAAGAAGGTGCCGATGTGCGCCAGTTCGACTCTTCGGCGTTTACGCCGATCAACAAGGGCATCATCGGATTGGATGCTGACTCCATGGAGTATGTGGATCGGCATTTCTTATACCGCGGATGGGCTCTGATGGGTGGCAGCGTCTTTGTGGTGCTGGGTGCAATCTTCATCATTGCGATGCTGCACGCGGCTATCTCCACCGAGAACAAAGCTCAGTCACTTGATGCCATCTATGCTGCCGTCGGCGTTAGCACCCTGGCTCTCGCGTTTGTCGGATTTGTCTTCTGGATGCTGATACTGCGGGACATCTTCCGCTACCAGTACTACCCCATCCGCTTTGACCGAACCACGCACCAGGTGCATGTCTTCACAGGCGGACGCAACAAGGTGATTTCAGCGGCCTGGTCGGATGTCCGCTTCATCATTGGCAGGGACAAGCCCGCTGGGCCCGGTGACGACTACACCTACGATCTCAGGGGCCTGGTGATGCGCGGCGATCAGGTCGTGCACACCTTTGCGGTAGGCTCGGATTGCGGTTCGAACCCTGCCGTCGTGCTCGCGCACTGGGAAATGATCCGGCGCTTCATGGAGCAGGGGCGTTCCGCGCTTCCGTTCCCGCCGTTGCAGCTCTACACCTCAGTGGTGCCGAGCTTCCGCAATGCGTTCATCATTCATGTCTCTTCTGCGGGCGCAGGGCTGATGTGGATTGCACTGCCGCTCACCTTGCCCTGGGCGCTGTTCCGCTTCCTTGCGATGAAGCTGTGCCGCAAGCCGGTCTGGCCGGCGGCCGTGACCCGACGTGGAACATCCGAGCCTTCCGATACGCCGCCGCTGCGTGCGCCGGCCGTATACGGGCGAGTGGATCATGCGGGCGGCCGGGCGGATCAGATGGATCGATTCTGGAAGGAATCGATCGCTGCTGCGAAGGCCCGCAACGATGAAGTGCGGCAGCAGCTCCTGCAGGCAACGAGCCGGGTCTGA
- a CDS encoding M15 family metallopeptidase yields the protein MLPIVVAAIAVVALVAAVCWVLLFPETVESLRQALSRRLGGFRRKAGRVGDKVGHGVTRVRSGVREEAGAAHSALRRHWPIMAIAAAALLIPPTVILITRQTVVLEDFRGDDLAESSSMVAQLLRGERLTPPPPPPPEVFTTAEVRRLRPEIVTADRKWDQIDADLQQRVLAIYEVMRRQYGYEMVLIEGYRSPQRQAELMAGGKATRAGAWQSCHQYGLGVDSAPIRNGKLQWDMNDEWTKRGYFLYGELAEQAGLDWGGNWRSIKDYVHVEMTARCRAARAAKREELSRQG from the coding sequence GTGTTGCCAATCGTGGTTGCTGCCATTGCCGTTGTCGCACTTGTGGCGGCGGTGTGCTGGGTGTTGCTGTTTCCCGAGACCGTGGAATCGCTGCGCCAGGCACTGTCGCGCCGCTTGGGCGGATTCCGTCGCAAGGCGGGTCGGGTGGGCGATAAAGTCGGTCATGGGGTTACCCGGGTGCGCAGTGGGGTTCGTGAAGAAGCCGGCGCTGCGCACAGTGCCCTTCGGCGGCATTGGCCGATTATGGCGATTGCGGCAGCGGCGCTGCTGATTCCTCCAACTGTGATATTGATCACACGTCAGACGGTGGTGCTCGAAGATTTTCGCGGCGATGATCTGGCGGAGTCGAGTTCGATGGTCGCCCAGCTGCTGCGGGGGGAGCGCCTGACCCCGCCGCCGCCGCCGCCGCCGGAAGTCTTCACCACCGCCGAGGTGCGCCGCCTGCGGCCTGAAATCGTGACGGCAGACCGCAAGTGGGATCAGATCGATGCCGACCTGCAGCAGCGCGTGCTGGCCATCTATGAGGTGATGCGCCGCCAGTACGGTTACGAGATGGTGCTGATCGAGGGTTACCGCAGTCCGCAGCGGCAGGCCGAGTTGATGGCCGGAGGCAAGGCGACACGTGCCGGCGCCTGGCAGAGCTGCCATCAATATGGGCTGGGCGTGGACAGTGCGCCGATCCGGAATGGCAAGCTGCAGTGGGATATGAACGACGAGTGGACCAAGCGTGGTTACTTCCTGTACGGCGAGCTGGCTGAACAGGCAGGCCTGGACTGGGGTGGAAACTGGCGCAGCATCAAGGATTATGTTCACGTGGAAATGACAGCGCGTTGCCGCGCGGCCCGTGCGGCCAAGCGTGAGGAACTGTCACGCCAAGGGTGA